ATATGCCACGCCCGCGTCAGCGCATCGCGGGCGCGCTGCGCACTTTCGCCAAGGTAGCGGACAACGAGTATGTCGCCATTCTCACTGAACGACAAGGGCTCGGGGCCGTCGCGACACATGGCGCGCAGCGCGGCGGCATCGAATTCGCCCATTTTAGTGCAAACGAAGGTCGCGTAGACGCAGGCGCCGCCAAGGCCGTATTTTTGCCGGAGAACCGCGGAGCCGCCCTCATAAACGGCATGCTCCACCCACAACGGGAGGCCCTCGCGCCAGACACTGAAACGCTGATCGAAGACCCCCGATACGAACGGCTCATGGCTTGCCGGACGCCCGAGACACACGATATCCCAGCCGGCGAAGGACGCTCCCGCACCGAGGTCTATGCGTAGGGTGCTTTGCACGCGCGCCTCATGAAACACAATCGCCTCCATCGGCAGCCACTCGAGACGCGCGCCCGCCTCGAGCGTGAAGAGCATCCGTTGGCGCACGAATGGTCCCAACGATTTGTAAAATTTCGTGGCGGCGGGCGTCGTGAGCAACGCTTCAGCATCACGCTCGCAATGCACATCGAGGATCTGGCGGTCACCCCCGACATAACCGCCCGGTGGGTGCAGGACATAGGCATGCACGCATTCCGGGCCTTCCGGATAAAATGGACGCTGCACGCGCGCGGGCCCATGGTGGCGATTGGCGACAAGCGCGGTGCGCAACCCCTGGCGGGCAAAGCGCAGGGCCAAGGATGCATCCCATCCACCATCCGAGTTTCGCATGTCACCTTCCCCCGCGCGATGCATGGGACGGCGGCGGCGCGTCACCGCGCGCCCGTCCTGATAAAGTCGACGGGAAATTCGCAGGAGCGCCATGCCCGACGGCGGCACCGTGCAACCATTCCCTCGCGGGCCCTAAGAAAATCACCGCCGCGCCCTATCCGCCCCCAAACGGCGCGCGCCGCTCATGAAGGCCCTCGCGGTTTGAAGTCTGCTGCGCTGTTTATGGGCAAGGGAATCCATGGTTGCACCATAGTGGGGCGTACGACCCGCCCTCGCGGTCCCCGAGGTCCACGGCCTCCATGCCGACCCATCGGCAAGAACCCTCTATGGCCACCGCGCCCTCCATTGAGGAGGCGCTTACGTCATCACGCGAAAGGGGCCATCAAAGCAGACTCGTCGGCGCGACTCAAGTCTTTGTGCGTCCCCGGGCAATGTGTTTCCGGAACGATTATTGCAGGAGCTGCCGCGACAGTATGCGCCGCCGGGCAAGCCCGAGGTGGGCTGAGAGATGCTTCAGGTGCTTGGTACTTGCCAAAACCGGCGCCGACGGTATCCTTCGCGTTCCGCCGCGAGGCGCTACCGTTTTGGGAGGGAACCCAAGGATTCCAAGCGGTCCGCGTCTCGGCGAGACCGTCCCAGGGACGAGACACCATAAACAGGCGCCTCGGGAAACCATGGTAAATGGACGAGGCACGCGCCATCCAGGGCGCCTTGACAATTAGAGTTCGACAACGAGGAAGGACATCATGCGTAAATCACTGTTGGCGGTACCGGTCGCACTGTGCGGGCTTGGCCTTGCCGCCCCCCATGCCCATGCCACCCTGAACCCGCCCAAGGCCATCAACTTTTCCGCCGGGCCGCTCGGGACGCTGTCGGCGGAGGGCGTATTGAGCGCCGCCGGCACCTGGCAGAGCAATCCCGTGGGGCTCACCGGCCCGGCGGCCTACGGCACCGATCGCCATACGCGGCTC
The DNA window shown above is from Acidiferrobacter sp. SPIII_3 and carries:
- a CDS encoding urease accessory protein UreD is translated as MALRFARQGLRTALVANRHHGPARVQRPFYPEGPECVHAYVLHPPGGYVGGDRQILDVHCERDAEALLTTPAATKFYKSLGPFVRQRMLFTLEAGARLEWLPMEAIVFHEARVQSTLRIDLGAGASFAGWDIVCLGRPASHEPFVSGVFDQRFSVWREGLPLWVEHAVYEGGSAVLRQKYGLGGACVYATFVCTKMGEFDAAALRAMCRDGPEPLSFSENGDILVVRYLGESAQRARDALTRAWHIVRRAHFGVGACEPRIWQT